The genomic DNA TCGTGCAATGAGACATTGCGCGGCCCGGCGGTGCGCGCGCCGGAGCTGATGATGATATCGGCCGTCACCATCTGATCGACCCAGGCGAGCAGCGAGCCGCGCACGCTGTTGACAAAAGCCGCGATGGTAAAGATTGCCGCCAGGCTGATGATCATCGTTGCCACGGTGATGCCCGAGCGAAAGGGATTGCGCCGCAGACTATCGGAGGCAAGCCGCGTTTCAGCCCATGACATGCCCGGAATCGAAACCTGGCTTTGCCAAAATTTTTTCACCGCGAAATGAATCAATAGCGGACTGAAGAACGCCACGCCGAGCAAAAAGATCAACATGCCGACCACGCCAATGCTGAACTGCCGCACTGCACCTTCAGATAGCGGCGCCAGCGATACCATCGTTGCGGCGACGCCGAGCGACATCAAGCCTAGGCGCGTCGCCCACGAGCGGCCGCTTTGAAAGACCGGCCGCCAGGCCGCCTGCCGAACATTTTCCAAAGGACTGATGCGCAGCGCGGCGATGGCCGGATGGAGAGCGGCGAGCAACGCAACGCCCACCGCGCTCGCCGCGGCGAGCGCCAACTCGCTCCCGGTAAAGTCGCTGCCGAGGAGCCCGATGGAGGAAAAAAGATTGCGCACCGTCTCACCCACCGCCAGCAGCGCCGCTTGGGCGAGCGCCCATCCAAAAAGGCAACCAACGGCGGCACCGACCAGAGCCAAGATCACCGCCTCACACAGGATCAAACGCAGCAGCTCACCACGGCGCATGCCCAGACAGCGCAGCGCGCCGATCTCGCGTTTGCGCTGCACCACCGAAACCGAAACCGTGTTGTAGATCAAAAAAAATCCGACAAAGAGCGCAATCAGACTGACAAAAAACAGGCCAACGCGAAACGAAGTCAGCAACGACTCAATCTGCTCGCCGCGCTTTTTCGGCCGCTCCACCTCGGCGACGCCGCTGATCCGCTGGCGCAGGCGCGTTTGCACGGTCTCGACGCTGACGCCCTCTTCGACGGTCAGATCTATAATGTCGAGCTTGCGTTCCTTGCCAAAGGCGCGCTGCGCCACCGGCAAGTCCATTAGCGCAAAGTTGCCGGCAAAAACCTTGGCGGTGCCCTGCTCTTTGAGCAGCGCGCGGATTTGGTACTGCTGCTTGCCAACGCTAGTAACCAGCGCAATGCGGTCACCACGCTTGAGATTAAAGCGCCGGGCAAAACTTTCCGTGAGCGCGATGGCGTCAGGCTGAGCGATAAATGCCAAGGCCGCCTCAAATCCCAGTCCTTCGTCGGTAAACTGATGATCGCGCAGCGCGCCGTCGGTCAA from Deltaproteobacteria bacterium includes the following:
- a CDS encoding ABC transporter permease, whose protein sequence is MFRLLTTISWRHARRHCLRTLLTFLGMALGVAVIVAIALVNRSLSTSFQSTIEQIAGKAVLQVANAESGMPESVLAAVRDTEGVLDVAAAVDGFLPVHGVERERLYVFGADLLTDGALRDHQFTDEGLGFEAALAFIAQPDAIALTESFARRFNLKRGDRIALVTSVGKQQYQIRALLKEQGTAKVFAGNFALMDLPVAQRAFGKERKLDIIDLTVEEGVSVETVQTRLRQRISGVAEVERPKKRGEQIESLLTSFRVGLFFVSLIALFVGFFLIYNTVSVSVVQRKREIGALRCLGMRRGELLRLILCEAVILALVGAAVGCLFGWALAQAALLAVGETVRNLFSSIGLLGSDFTGSELALAAASAVGVALLAALHPAIAALRISPLENVRQAAWRPVFQSGRSWATRLGLMSLGVAATMVSLAPLSEGAVRQFSIGVVGMLIFLLGVAFFSPLLIHFAVKKFWQSQVSIPGMSWAETRLASDSLRRNPFRSGITVATMIISLAAIFTIAAFVNSVRGSLLAWVDQMVTADIIISSGARTAGPRNVSLHEEPAAGLKTIPGVKIVDLYRLVRANYQGKPIVIESFSAAESAAMRTLPMARGDGAQVLRAMGAAKGAVVSESFERKFGKSTGDSIELATPSGPARLTILGVYVDYSSDIGSVLIDRALYKKYWRDELVDAFDLWLEQGADIDAVIEKVKMDYGEKYRLFVSTHRELKDAVVRIMEQSFVVNYAVEIVAVVVAIFSVINTLLASILDRTRELGVLRAIGATQAQIRRVLVMEAGWMGTLGALLGLFAGSIMAYHHVVYNTKILTGWTFQFYYPYGIAFLTLLLAVALCMLAAYWPAREAAATPIVTAIGYE